In Chelmon rostratus isolate fCheRos1 chromosome 20, fCheRos1.pri, whole genome shotgun sequence, a single window of DNA contains:
- the xkr9 gene encoding XK-related protein 9: MPHSDIQYTRVRWLLTIAGLFLYMVDIWTDVGLALKYFQQKHFVWSGLTLMFVLAGLLVTQIFSYAWYKDDINDVWITPEGKTALSGMSEGGLAVLHLFCLGIFTRYYHLLKQGFRGVWTATNSYTVEERRDVHHNLFCLATDLSMLKLFESFLESVPQLLLQLYIALGHEECSVMQYLSMAFSFLNIAWALVDYRRCLRRSLPHIREMPSGLPTAIYLLYKLCTITSLILSYTLLLILSTYSTIALTVLWLMWTTWTHLLQTNFCSSLGLEFLYRAVIGVILTFTFFNVKGQDTRVAMIVYYSFCSLINITAPFLLAFLKPEFQTVTFLTVSGLIFGFSVLGLVCLVLYYLLLHPRGVWREADEVDGLGKEAEAEKRIRNFLQP, from the exons ATGCCTCACTCAGACATTCAGTACACCAGAGTGCGATGGTTATTAACCATCGCTGGACTCTTCCTGTATATGGTGGACATTTGGACAGACGTTGGACTGGCCCTGAAATATtttcaacagaaacatttcGTGTGGAGCGGACTGACTCTAATGTTTGTTCTGGCCGGGCTGCTGGTTACGCAGATCTTCAGCTATGCCTGGTACAAAGACGACATAAATGATGTTTGGAtaactcctgagggaaaaaCGGCCTTATCCGGCATGTCTGAAGGTGGACTTGCTGTCCTGCACCTATTTTGCTTGGGCATCTTCACCAG GTATTATCACCTGCTCAAACAAGGGTTCAGAGGGGTTTGGACGGCAACAAATTCCTACACCgtggaagagaggagagatgtgCACCACAATCTGTTCTGCCTGGCGACTGATCTGAGCATGCTCAAACTGTTTGAGTCTTTCCTGGAGAGTGTTCCCCAGCTGCTTCTACAGCTGTACATAGCGCTGGGCCATGAAGAGTGCTCAGTGATGCAGT aTTTATCTATGGCGTTCTCCTTCTTAAACATTGCCTGGGCCCTGGTGGACTACCGCCGCTGCCTGCGCAGATCCCTCCCCCATATCAGGGAGATGCCGTCTGGCCTCCCCACAGCAATCTACCTCCTTTATAAACTCTGTACCATCACCAGCCTGATCCTCAGCTACACCCTCCTCCTCATACTGAGCACCTACAGCACCATAGCCCTAACTGTCCTCTGGCTGATGTGGACAACGTGGACACACTTGCTTCAGACCAACTTCTGCTCATCCCTAGGCCTCGAGTTTCTGTACCGAGCGGTCATCGGGGTCATCCTCACGTTCACCTTTTTCAACGTGAAAGGACAGGACACCAGAGTAGCCATGATCGTCTACTACTCCTTCTGCTCTTTGATAAACATCACGGCTCCTTTCCTGCTGGCCTTCTTGAAGCCGGAGTTTCAGACAGTCACGTTTTTGACAGTCAGTGGTTTAATCTTTGGATTTTCGGTGCTGGGGCTGGTGTGTCTCGTGCTGTACTACCTCCTCCTGCATCCAAGAGGGGTGTGGCGAGAGGCAGATGAGGTGGACGGCCTGGGAAAAGAAGCAGAGGCCGAAAAAAGAATAAGGAACTTTTTACAgccttga
- the tram1 gene encoding translocating chain-associated membrane protein 1, which produces MGIRKKTNKNPPVLSHEFVIQNHADIVSCVAMVFLLGLMFEVTSKFAVLFITVQYNVTISTNGPDETAVNHFHHGIKDLATVFFYMLVAIIMHAIIQEYVLDKINRKKHFSKTKHSKFNESGQLSAFYLFSFGWGASILLSENFLSNPVTLWEGYPHTLMPFQMKFYFICQLGYWLHALPELYFQKTKKEDIPRQLVYIFLYLVHIAGAYILNLNRLGLVLLVLHYFVELLFHVSRLVYFSNENRQTGFTIWAVLFVLGRLLTLSLSVLTVGFGLATAENQGFDLAAGNFNVLFVRITVLAAICLTQAFMMWKFINFQLRRWREHAQAQTLKKKQVPSKSKSKKDKANGVNGVNSHGADSPRARKEKSS; this is translated from the exons ATGGGGATCCGAAAAAAGACCAACAAGAACCCGCCGGTGCTGAGCCATGAGTTTGTCATCCAGAACCATGCAGATATTGTTTCCTGTGTTGCTATGGTGTTCCTCCTCGGGCTGATGTTTGAG GTCACCTCAAAGTTTGCAGTGTTGTTCATAACTGTGCAGTACAATGTCACCATATCAACAAATG GCCCAGATGAGACAGCTGTGAACCACTTCCACCACGGCATCAAGGACCTGGCCACTGTCTTCTTCTACATGCTGGTGGCCATCATCATGCATGCCATCATCCAGGAGTACGTGCTGGAT AAGATCAACAGGAAGAAGCACTTCTCCAAAACCAAGCACAGCAAGTTCAACGAATCGGGCCAGCTCAGCGCCTTCTACTTATTCTCCTTCGGCTGGGGCGCGAGCATCCTGCTTTCT GAAAACTTCCTGTCCAATCCGGTCACCCTGTGGGAGGGTTATCCCCATACACTGATGCC ATTCCAGATGAAATTCTACTTCATTTGTCAGCTGGGCTACTGGTTACACGCTCTCCCAGAACTGTATTTCCAAAAGACAAAGAAG GAGGATATTCCGCGCCAGCTTGTGTACATCTTCCTGTACCTGGTCCACATTGCCGGCGCCTACATTCTGAA TCTGAACCGCCTGGGTCTGGTCCTGCTGGTGTTGCACTACTTTGTCGAGCTCCTGTTCCACGTTTCCCGCCTGGTCTACTTCAGCAACGAGAACAGACAAACTGG TTTCACCATATGGGCCGTCTTGTTTGTCCTTGGACGGCTGCTCAccctgtccctgtctgtcctcaccGTGGGCTTTGGCCTCGCCACGGCTGAAAATCAAGGCTTTGATTTGGCTGCAGGAAACTTTAATGTTCTTTTTGTTCG GATAACTGTCCTGGCCGCCATCTGCCTCACTCAGGCCTTCATGATGTGGAAATTTATCAACTTCCAGCTGCGCCGGTGGAGAGAGCATGCCCAGGCTCAGACcttgaaaaagaaacaagttCCCTCCAAGAGCAaatcaaagaaagacaaag CCAATGGAGTAAACGGAGTGAACTCCCACGGAGCTGATTCACCAAGAGCACGAAAAGAGAAGTCATCATAA